The following proteins are encoded in a genomic region of Cryptococcus gattii WM276 chromosome I, complete sequence:
- a CDS encoding uncharacterized protein (Similar to TIGR gene model, INSD accession AAW45842.1) — translation MSSLASFLPQQPSPEAALPVTSSYRISCLPPPPTIPFAGISQSEQRYLYFGVRRGFVSGVYTDWKEAQKQILNHPEPALKTFSTRLAAEAYVSGWDGAGRHSLPPSTPRPLREHLAMSFPGSVNVQAPGSQRRPSYHARLLAASSTELGSLALDTSPSPIRPGLISRSSYRSSAVHISSPLRQQVDDESDDSNGERSPTDNKHRSLRKAANYVGAGGLLSPPQSPERKAKRLGDFVMERERPTQRRALTDSKTCSSRTHSEFPAQSGSRPLSPPTSPIHQSHTRRPSDYSKSSLWADSVPQPEPVTPGSPQPDFADPTIPKFSRSGLRKSGVVMPVAAKRSSSSLSLKSRGSLFSSSNDSSSSIGSSSSKRSDKTMRRPSHSRQPSSSHLSKPQFSSLDRLATLAETSKRELQLNDEDLDAIPSLSPPRPAFMRRVSSASSIGSNDSFGSMGSMTSGSSAQTSSLESCEPIVEEAKPDVHIQQSKDSESIPDEHALVVVSGTCTKSDGDASVDSGSMKHVKAGKSKGGGMFKRLAKVLGLEKKKSVGAGRRGSM, via the exons ATGTCTTCGCTCGCCTCATTTCTCCCTCAGCAGCCGTCCCCCGAGGCTGCCCTGCCAGTCACATCCTCCTACCGCATCTCTTGTCTTCCACCTCCCCCCACCATCCCCTTCGCTGGAATATCCCAATCAGAACAGCGCTATTTATACTTTGGTGTCCGACGAGGGTTTGTTTCGGGAGTTTATACCGACTGGAAAGAGGCCCAAAAGCAGATTCTT AACCACCCAGAACCTGCGTTGAAGACATTTTCGACCAGACTCGCTGCAGAGGCCTACGTCTCTGGTTGGGATGGAGCAGGCCGCCATTCTTTACCT CCTTCGACCCCTCGACCTCTGCGTGAACATCTCGCTATGAGTTTTCCCGGTTCGGTCAACGTACAGGCCCCCGGTTCGCAGAGACGACCATCATATCACGCCAGGCTCTTGGCTGCTTCGTCGACTGAGCTTGGATCACTTGCTCTTGATACTTCACCATCACCCATACGTCCAGGCTTGATCTCCAGGTCATCTTATCGCAGTAGCGCCGTTCATATTTCCAGCCCTCTGAGGCAACAGGTCGACGACGAGTCGGATGACAGTAATGGAGAGAGATCACCGACAGACAATAAACATCGATCTCTTCGGAAAGCCGCCAATTACGTGGGTGCTGGCGGTCTTCTAAGTCCTCCTCAATCACCAGAGAGAAAGGCAAAGCGGTTAGGTGATTTTGTAATGGAGAGGGAGCGACCAACACAACGCCGAGCGTTGACTGATTCTAAAACTTGCTCATCAAGAACTCACAGTGAATTTCCTGCTCAGTCTGGTAGCCGACCTCTGTCTCCTCCAACTTCCCCTATACATCAAAGTCATACCAGAAGACCGAGCGATTACAGTAAATCCAGCCTTTGGGCAGACTCTGTACCGCAGCCCGAGCCCGTCACGCCTGGATCTCCTCAGCCAGATTTCGCTGACCCAACCATACCAAAGTTCTCTCGATCAGGACTTCGAAAGTCTGGAGTCGTCATGCCCGTTGCTGCCAAAcgttcctcttcttccctctccctcaAATCACGAGGCAGccttttctcttcttccaacgattcatcctcctccatcggttcctcatcttccaagCGTTCTGACAAGACGATGCGCCGTCCTTCTCATTCCCGCCAaccctcttcctcccatcTTTCAAAACCCCAGTTCTCTTCTCTGGATCGTCTAGCAACCCTCGCAGAAACTTCCAAGCGAGAGCTCCAGCTGAACGATGAAGATCTTGATGCAATCCCGTCATTATCCCCCCCACGTCCAGCATTCATGCGGCGCGTTAGTTCAGCCTCATCAATAGGCTCAAACGACTCCTTTGGCTCTATGGGCAGCATGACTAGTGGATCATCAGCCCAGACATCGTCTCTCGAATCTTGCGAGCCTATCGTCGAGGAGGCCAAGCCAGACGTGCATATTCAGCAGTCCAAGGACAGCGAAAGCATTCCTGATGAGCATGCCTTGGTAGTGGTCAGCGGCACTTGCACAAAGTCGGATGGCGATGCGAGCGTGGATAGCGGGTCGATGAAGCACGTCAAGGCTGGGAAGAGTAAGGGTGGCGGAAT